Proteins found in one Primulina eburnea isolate SZY01 chromosome 16, ASM2296580v1, whole genome shotgun sequence genomic segment:
- the LOC140816777 gene encoding thioredoxin-like protein YLS8 has translation MSYLLPHLHSGWAVDQAILAEEERLVLIRFGHDWDETCMQMDEVLASVAETLKNFAVIYLVDISEVPDFNTMYELYDPSTVMFFFRNKHIMIDLGTGNNNKINWALKDKQEFIDIVETVYRGARKGRGLVIAPKDYSTKYRY, from the exons ATGTCGTATTTGCTGCCGCACCTTCACTCCGGATGGGCCGTGGATCAGGCTATCCTCGCCGAGGAGGAACGCCTCGTGCTCATACGTTTTGGTCACGATTGGGATGAAACCTGTATGCAG ATGGATGAAGTGCTGGCTTCAGTTGCTGAGACGCTAAAGAACTTTGCTGTCATTTACTTGGTAGATATCTCAGAGGTGCCTGATTTCAACACAATGTATGAGTTGTATGACCCGTCAACCGTCATGTTCTTCTTTAGGAACAAACACATTATGATAGACCTTGGCACTGGAAACAACAATAAGATCAACTGGGCTCTAAAAGATAAGCAAGAGTTCATCGACATTGTTGAGACCGTTTATCGTGGTGCTAGGAAAGGTCGTGGTCTTGTCATTGCTCCAAAAGATTACTCCACCAAATATCGTTATTGA
- the LOC140816249 gene encoding 17.3 kDa class II heat shock protein-like, which yields MDIRFLGFDSPLYHLFGAAEDSDGKKSDGAPTRAYYRDANAMAATPADIKEYPKSYEFVIDMPGLKSGDIKVQVEEGNVLLISGERKREEEKEGEKYVRMERRVGKFMRKFVLPENANVEAIKAVCRDGVLFVTVEKIPPPEPKKPKTIEVQIA from the coding sequence ATGGATATAAGGTTTCTTGGATTCGACTCCCCATTGTACCACTTGTTCGGCGCTGCAGAGGATTCTGATGGCAAAAAATCCGACGGCGCACCAACCAGGGCCTACTATCGCGACGCCAATGCTATGGCGGCGACGCCAGCTGATATCAAGGAGTACCCGAAATCATACGAGTTTGTAATCGACATGCCGGGGCTGAAATCGGGCGATATTAAAGTGCAGGTGGAGGAAGGGAATGTACTGCTGATCAGTGGCGAGCGTaagagagaagaagagaaagaagGTGAGAAGTATGTGAGGATGGAACGAAGGGTTGGGAAATTCATGCGGAAATTCGTTCTGCCGGAAAATGCAAACGTCGAGGCAATCAAGGCGGTGTGCCGGGACGGCGTGCTGTTTGTGACCGTTGAGAAAATTCCGCCACCGGAGCCGAAAAAGCCCAAGACTATTGAGGTCCAAATTGCTTGA